AGCTGCTGCAGGACACCCAGTATTTGGACTTTTCTCTGGCCTCTTTGAGCAGGTTCTGAAGTCTCCCCTCCATATGGGTTTGATATGttccatcatcatcctccagcTGCTTGCACAGCTCGTCAATTGTTGGTGCATGCAAGTCAGCCTCCACGTATGAATTACGTGACTGAGTAACCATCTCATGAGGAATCTAATGTGGGTATAAAAGCATGAGGTAAGGCTCACAGAGGGAGATCTGTAGATATAGCATTTTGGTTGGAAATTCTTGCATCATCTCAACTACAGATTGTACCTCAAAGAGACGGTTGCATTCTATGATCATATGAGCGAGGCCCTGTGTTGCTGCTAAGTTTTCATTTAGATCCTTCTGGTCTGGCCTGCCAGTGGCGTACTTCTTCTGCATGGCCCTGAGGATTATGGTGAGAGAAACCTTATTAGGCCAGTCTCCAGGTCAACATCCCCACGACACAGAGTATATAAACCCTTCCTCCGCTCTGCAGGAAACCCCTTTGATCCCTTTAGCAACAATTTCAATGTGGTAAATTAGAGAGCTTTGCTTTGGTTGCACACAGCATGGTCCCATAAAAGACTGAGCTTTAAAAAGAGTGCCATGTCCTTAAACTGTTAAAACTGGTTCAGAAGGAGCATAATCTAATGCCCCCAAGCGCTGAGCAAACCCTGTAACCCATTTAATATCTTCATGGAGGAAGGTGAAGATAATCATGCAGGACTTAATAGAACGCATGCACGTCTTGTTCATTAGCTTTTTAGGAACTGAGTGGCGGGCAACTGTAACACTGGAAGACACAAGGAAACAAAATGTACCTTGGTGAGAGATTGTCTTTCTTGAGTATGTTGAgatgaaagagggagggggcCAAGCACACAGCGATGTTCATGGGTGTCATCTGgttctcctccacagaggaagTGACGTCACTGAGGAAACAGAGCAGCGTCTGCAACACTTCTCGGTTTTCATCTGACATCAACATGATGGCTGCCTGGACAGCTTGCAACCTTTGGTCCTTCGGCACATCTGCACAGTTGAGAGAATTGATTTCTATTATTTCTGctttacagacattcatgaaCTGTCAGAGGTCTTTTActagatttgaaaatgtatcCTCACACAGCCAAATGTATTCTAAGTtcttcaaattaaaacaaaaccaaatgagACAATTAAGTTAAAACCTGATGTaggacaaaagaaaagcaaagagagatCTATGTTCTTACATTGATAGATATGGAGAAAAGTCTCCCCCAGCTTGCTGGTGAGCAAAGGCTCAGGCAGATCCCTGAAGAATTGCTTCACCATGTCAGCCACATCATAGGCAGACTGTTCCTCATAGTTCACATTGTCTGGGGAACTCTCATTCATCTGCCTAAGAGCTTGAATTCGAGACTTCACCCCTGATTTACGAAAGAGACCCACCTGGAAGCAAAGGAGAAACGTTGACAGCTGACAGCAATATGCAATTACATTGTACAGCAGTTCCGCTCACTGCATTGTTATTATACTACTATTGTATGTGCCTACAACCTGTGTCAGTCATTGTGCACCGAAACCTTATACATATTAGATGAACTCAAACCATTTGTTACATCATATGTGAAAATGCAGGTCATATGCAACATGAGTGAGGGTGTACTGTGGCTGACCTGGTCAAGACACTGGCTCCTCAGGTACCGCAGGGCCTGCTGCAGGCCGAGGGGCAAGGGTTGTCCAGAACGCTGGACATGCACTATGAGAGGCACTCCGAACACATTCTTATCCTTATAGTCTGGTACCTTCATTCTCTTCATAAACTTTGGCACAGACCTAGGAGAGACATCAACACAATATGTTTGACAACTTGCTCTATTGGCTAAACAGGAGACTATTCTGTAGAAATACCAAAAAAatacagcacagacacatttacTTAACATGAAATAGCATTACCAGCATGTAAGCTAAAAGGAAATTTGGTTACAGCAACTCATTAAGGCCTAAGCCAAATGCTGTGCTTTCCCTAATAAAGAATGGGTGTAAATAATCATGAATAACACCAAAAGTGGATCTTGAAAGTTAAAATGAGACTTACCAAGTCCAGCCATGCTTGTTGGACATGGAGTACTTCTCCATGATTGCTGTAAGGCGCAGCAGAGAAAACTTCTGCAGCAAACTCAGCTGGCCTGCTGACTGGTTGGTAATCTGCAGGGATGCCACTGAGTGACTTAGGCGATTAGATATCTGAAAGCTGGGCCATCGTAACCTAATGCCATAATAGAtgaaacagcaaagaaaaataaagcattttactttttgttcAAAGAAGACTTAACCTGGTGTCATTTCAAATACTTCAGGGCTTTCAGTTGCATGAGTCTTACCGATTAGGTCTTGTGAGTGAAGCACCTACTCCTGAGTCCCTCCTTTCCCTGAGCCTTGTTGATTCTGTCTCAGCCAGTGATAGTCCGTCTCTGTCCCCATAACTAGGCGTGGTATGGTTTTCTGTGACAGAATTTCCCTCGAAGTCTAAAGTGATCTGACTAGAGGACTGGAGACCCTCTGTATCTTCCCTCTTGCCATCCACATGCGCCAGTCCTTCTCCAACAGGCAAAACATTTTTAGACCAGTGGTCCACTATCTGCTGTAGACCATTGACGTGCAGCAAGATATCGTCCAAGTGCGGGAAGAGGTCCTCTTTCTCCAGGTCTATCAGGTCTCCGGTGCTGGCATACAGATGTGAACCAGGAACGTTATCGTACACACTGATGCGGCTGCCTCTGGAGCAGCACTGGGTGACAGGCCTGGATTCCTTCCTACATGAAATAAGTGGGGAGTCCAAGTGCATGCTGCCTGTATGCCAGTTGATAGAGGCACCATTGGTTGGAGACAGACTCTCTATGGACAGCGCTTTGGGGAAGGTCCCTGGTTTGTGGTCTTTGGGAATGTGGACCACCAGGTCTTCGTAGGAACAGAATTCATTCCTGCGGTTTTGTTCTGCAACTTTATTCACTTGGGTGCCTGAGAAGATGTCTATGTCCTCCAAGTACATGCCACTGCGCTTGTAGTCAGCCCGGTGAGGCTTACGCTCTTTCAGGCTGGGTGTGCTGACAGTGCTGCCACTAGAATGGCTGCTACCCTCACTACTGGACTGGGACGGCAGAACTTGGCTGGACTGTGTTTCTGGAGCCACACCATCTCCATTTATGATCTCGACACAACGGAGCGTCTTCAGTGCCTGGGCCTCCTGCTGCATCACTGGAGAGCTGATGACCAACATCTTACGGCCCCTTCCCAGAGTTCCTCGGGAGCGCAGTGTCTCCATCCGCTTCAGAAAGTCTTTGGCACGGATGCGGCTTGTCTTGCCGTGCTTATCTGGTAGTGAGCCGTAGTGAGAAATCTCTTTGGGGATGTGAGGCATGGTGAGAGAAGTAGAGTCTGGCATTGCTGCAGAATCTGAGCAGGTGCGGGTGGAGCAGTCAGAGTCCTCTGTGCTGAGGCCCCTATGACCGCTGCCCCCACTGCTCTCACTGTGCAGAGAAGAGACCTCTGGCTCGCTGAGGTCTGTCAGAACACTCTCGCTGCTGGTGGTAGTTCTCAGAGGCACGCCGTTCCTGGAGGACTGACCCTCTCCGTGGTCTCCCAGCAGACAGTCAATGTCCTGTAACCTGGACCAACGCCTGCTGCTCCACTCAAAGGTCCATTTGTCACTGATAGCAAACAGGTCTTCTTCATCAGAGTCTTCACTCTACGGAAAAACAGATTATGTTCTATCAATATTCTGGCCTACATCATAtaatttggtgattttttttgtagaaatgcATTTTTCTATTTAGGTCTCTCAAAAGAGACTACTATCAAATTAAATActaataaatacaattaaatcaAAAAGATCATGCATACACATCCTCCACTCATTACCATGCACAGGAAAAACAATAAACTGAGATTGACTTGGAAATAGCATATGTAGCTGTTGCATATTTTTCAAACTTAATGTTCCCAGTATTAGCTGGCTTGCACAATAAGGCATACACAGCATCAAACATATCATCTATGCCACAAAGACGAGTTAAATAGGGAATGCAGGAAACGCTAGAGGATGTATCTGCTCAGAATTAATAACATTATATAATCAGCCAACAATGATATAACCCCAGACTAATTATTCCTTTGAGTTGAAGACTTTTCCATAAATAGACCAGAGCAGgaaaaaatatcattaatataaGCCAGCAGGCTACATTCCAAATGGGGAAAGATAAGAAGCAATCATACTCAACAGGCATGAATACAACAATGGTACAATCTCAAATATCATAGAATCTAGGTTAAAAGGTTGAAACCAGATTATATGTATGTTGGTGCAGGAAGCAAATGCATAACTTAAGGCAATCTTTGTAAGAAAATACCATTTCTTATGGAGGCATTGACATTTGTCTTGTATTTCTTACAGTTTTCAAATGACAGTTATGACATTCAAGTCAAGGCATGAGACTTTCTGAGGAGTAAAAAACAAACCCTAAGAGgtatataaaaagtattatatttcaaaatagTCTATGCACAAACAGAAAGCATGACATCCACCTAAGcctaaacatttttatttatttatactgaatcatcagtttttaaaacaaTACTTTTATTACATTTGGGGAGTGTTCAAGATGTCAAAGACAGCAGAAGCATCATTTTGATGATAAAGCTCATAATCTAGAGTCACTTACTTTCTTCTTCGGAAGGTTCACATCAAGTTTCATAGAGGCACACTTGTTCAAGGTGTTGAGTCGCCTGAAAGAAAAATGGCCCGAGAATGAAAACAGCTCTAAACAAACAAGAAGAAGCACCAGAATAGTCTCCTAATGAGCAACCAGAAATAAAACCCCATTCTGTTTGCTATTTAAGTGTTAAACGAATCAGCTTGTGGTCTGGATGCACAACCAGACCCAGAGGGAAATTCACTTTGTCCATGCCACAATATCCTGAATCTAATAAACACCGGTAATTGTCACttgctctgttctctctctctcagcattGGATCTGAGTGATTGTGACTTGAAAGGTGGTGTGCAGTAGTTGGAAGAAAAGTAAACTGATGTATCAGCCACATTTCAGCTCTAATTTCAGCCCAAGGCATTCAAAATAGTAATTTTTAATTGTTACTTATCTACAGATGCACCAGTTTTTGATGGCATCATGCACATTTGATTCTTTCTGAACTTTGTTGGGTGATTTCAGTTGTGTCTGACGAGGCTTACATTAACACCAAAGCTTTGCCtctgaaatacaatgcaaatggaaatataatgtaatattgtcTTGAACTCAGTTTTCCAAAAGTCTCTGTGAGAagcaatgaaacatttttaatatttgtaatcAACCCGGCTTGGAGCCTTGGGCTTGGTGATTAGAGGTTTAGCGGGTGTGCAAACTGGGATATATAAAGGAACAGCCATAAAAACTGTACATAGACCAACAATAGCATAAAGCATGACAAAATACACTCTAGCTCACTGTGCCTCGGCTTTAGACAAAAAGGAACTCATTTGTGGTATGATAATCACAAGCTTTTACAGCTCCAGATATTTCTAAAAGGCTTTTTACAGATCGACAGTATTGTTCTGTGACGGCAAATGGCTTCAGATTGAGACTGAAACTATCCCCCAGTGCTGCGGATGATAGGGGTTAGCCAAACAAAAAGTTCTCATGATTGTTACTGTAGATAGTGGGACCCAACCGAAGAGAGGATTTCTAAGCTGGGGGCCCTTTATTCCACATGCCTAAAGAGCTTTGAATGCGGTTGCTAAAATAGGAGGCTGCTTAGCCAGGGATCAGGGAGAGCAATCGCATACATGAAATATCTATCAGTTTCAGTTATATCAAAGACATCCACAGTTTGTAGGgtgatttttatatttgcacaCTAGGCTGTGATGGCGTAACTGACAACAAAGCCATCCTTATGTTACCATAGAGATACTGGGAAGTCAAAGGCAAAATCACGCTGGAGGTGGAACTGTTTCCAATTGTCTTCTATTTATCCCGTGGCTAGTTTGGAATTTAGATGAGTTGCTTTAGGGTTGTTTAGAGTCAGTCACAGTATATTGAGCTGTTCGAGGAAACCCTCATGCGCCTCCTGCTCCCCTCTCGGggtggttgccatggtaaccgtGGTAACTGAAgtgccgtttttttttttggcttgagAAAACCTTCCCCTACCTTCCCCTACAAGGGAGTGATGTGGAGCCACCAGTTGTGGGCTTAGTGCACTTTTATCTTCTTAATACTGTCTGGCtaattggggaaaaaacacacacatccagtatTTCTCATGTAGTTATatcacagagaaaataagatATTGTGCTAATGCGCTTGCAGTTAAAGTGTTTATTAAACCAGTATGTCAGTCTAAGACTTCAGTCCCGACAGATGAAGATCTGTACGTACTgattcaataaatcaaataaatgggGTGTGGAAAATTCAGCTTTTATAGCCAGGATAAAGCCAAACATAAAACTGACATAACATTATACTTTTGCCATCATGAGATGTGAGATGAGTTTTTACTTCAAGCATTCTCACATAGTTACACTTCCTTCAGGCAAGGAAATTATTTATGGCACTGACTAATGGATGAGCCACCGTGTTTCCAGTGTCAATCAAACATCTGGTTACCTGCACAGAGGTTCCACAAGATCTTTGTCCAGAAAGTCATGATCTCTTTTCACAGGAGTAATGTCAATGGGGAACTGGGAAtctgaaggaaagaaaaatggaagaaaacagagagtgttgaaatttgatttgatatttcaGCAGTTCTTTTAGACACTGTTCATGGACAGGATGAATGGAAAGAAAGATCTGGAAACCACATTCTTTCCAAAGTACATTGAAGGCTGGGAGACCATCAAACTTGTTTTGTATGCGATGGTAATGAGAAGAGACAGAATGTGCCCAAATAACAGCGCTCAGGCTTGTGCAGGAATTACGTCTTGCTCTGGGTATGGGCCTCCTCTTACATAACTTAAGAGACTGAATCCAGACCCTCAGAATCTAACATTCCACCACATTCATGAGAAGTCGTTAACTTTTTATGAaaagcaggagcagcagtgaaCGCTATGACCACAACAAGGCTCAGTCTGTTCTTTAAGGGGGCAAACATTCAGATCTACTGTAGGCTATGAAACATGATTACATCCTAATTAGGGATTTAATTTCATTCACTCTAATGTCAATTCTAATGCATGAGCCTGATATGATACATGAGGATCAGGTTATCTGCTTTGCATTCCGACAGCCACTATCAGTGCACATTTCTTGAGCTCTGTTACAACTATCTTCAAGCTGTCAGCAAACAAATATATTGCTGCAAAGCTCATCAAAAGTCTGGCCCCAGCACAAAGATCTGAAGGAGTAGAGCTACTTCAAGCTCTGATAAAACCAATTTCTTCCCATGACTTCAGTCTCTAAGCACAGAAGACAAGTTTATGTCGTAACCGTAGCTCGGAAAAGATTAGACTTTAAAAGCAGCCGATGTTCCGCTTGTTTTGTGGTGTCTGGGGATCCAACTGGAGCCCTTGCTCCGGGGCTTCCTGAGGACAGTTGTGTAAATGAGACTCACTATGCAGCCCGTGAATACATGGTTTTGTGTACAGTGTTGGGGACAAGCGCAACAGACCAGATGACACTGTGCGCCATTATTCACACATCATCTTAAAAAGCCCACATGAAAGCTAAAACAGTGTTCTGTTTCATAACAGGTATGAAAaagctaaaatgaaaatgccatttttggtttttttacaGAGTCTTTTTTATTGATGTGCTACTTCATTTATCTCTATCTTTTAACCAAACATTTCCCCTCtttgtgatgaatgtgtgtagGAGTTTTCTGAGTGCTTTTATTACCTTCGAAGAGCTGAGCATACTGGGGAAATCCTGCTGCCCGCAGCCAGTCACACGCCTCTTTCGCTTCAATTtctgaaacacaagaaaatatatgtttttaaagaaGGATGAAAAATGTAACTCAGCCCCAttaagtcattttcattttgacaaaacCATTGCAGCATTAACCAAAGCAGTAAAACCCCTGTGCACCTGATGTCCTACAAACACAGTAGCTTTGCAGATGGACAGATGTGGATTCTCAAACTGAAACCCCcttattattattcagagaCAGCGCGGATGTGATGATGACCCCGCCAGGCAGTCTGTCTGGGTCGGAGGTATCCCAGCTCACTCACACGAGACAACATGGGACCTTACATAATCatatgtatttttacttttaaaacaaCATATATGACATAACATACCAAAGACTTAAAAAGAAGGTTAAATAAGCAAAAAGACACTGTTGAGCCAGAGATACTATCATATATAAACCACATGTTTAAAGAGAAATAACCCATTTTAAGACAACAACAAAGTTAAAAGAATGATACAGgtaaaaaataatcttaatCAGAGCCGTCAGTGACCGTCAGTATCACGCCAACTTCTTGATAAACCAGTGACCCCAGCAGTCAGGACCACATGTTGGTCCTGCTGATTTACAGAGTGAGCCGCCTGCAGGCTTCAGAGACGCTGATgacaaggagaggaaa
The Pempheris klunzingeri isolate RE-2024b chromosome 4, fPemKlu1.hap1, whole genome shotgun sequence genome window above contains:
- the stard13b gene encoding stAR-related lipid transfer protein 13 — protein: MEIPPVVNLEGHQSLAASGLQKSFSAQEWTSESRALSAEGSAEYRGDDCLPEAQNSLPDEDIHKLKNSLVCDSHNNVEFAEAVYIQEPERVLVISGEAPLDQSSLASAQLHEAGIVSTGSNDNCLGNISLPVPVAEDQSDQVAQNHSGQTVDLNSRCVKSDFERLEPISNDHVFRPPKDSFSILNLDSPPAPTVTVPDSDQRGLHLPRIVKHKQSSITFSHYTYPSGTDSHAFVNESSDDGESSPEAESEDDDHEDGDGDGDDDEDDDVFPELPQSRELVVNHRQRSTGKDKQKRRGAVSARAEIDHTVRKRGYEAERDSGSKEEAPQVTSPWSESMNQLMRKLDQLNLDIEEALSASSSPSDTPCTTRKKQWGAVSKSTLNQTPNDQALRREDRGECPSQARTSAPHCASMGTRATSKKTMLNKMTSAAGPEIEAKEACDWLRAAGFPQYAQLFEDSQFPIDITPVKRDHDFLDKDLVEPLCRRLNTLNKCASMKLDVNLPKKKSEDSDEEDLFAISDKWTFEWSSRRWSRLQDIDCLLGDHGEGQSSRNGVPLRTTTSSESVLTDLSEPEVSSLHSESSGGSGHRGLSTEDSDCSTRTCSDSAAMPDSTSLTMPHIPKEISHYGSLPDKHGKTSRIRAKDFLKRMETLRSRGTLGRGRKMLVISSPVMQQEAQALKTLRCVEIINGDGVAPETQSSQVLPSQSSSEGSSHSSGSTVSTPSLKERKPHRADYKRSGMYLEDIDIFSGTQVNKVAEQNRRNEFCSYEDLVVHIPKDHKPGTFPKALSIESLSPTNGASINWHTGSMHLDSPLISCRKESRPVTQCCSRGSRISVYDNVPGSHLYASTGDLIDLEKEDLFPHLDDILLHVNGLQQIVDHWSKNVLPVGEGLAHVDGKREDTEGLQSSSQITLDFEGNSVTENHTTPSYGDRDGLSLAETESTRLRERRDSGVGASLTRPNRLRWPSFQISNRLSHSVASLQITNQSAGQLSLLQKFSLLRLTAIMEKYSMSNKHGWTWSVPKFMKRMKVPDYKDKNVFGVPLIVHVQRSGQPLPLGLQQALRYLRSQCLDQVGLFRKSGVKSRIQALRQMNESSPDNVNYEEQSAYDVADMVKQFFRDLPEPLLTSKLGETFLHIYQYVPKDQRLQAVQAAIMLMSDENREVLQTLLCFLSDVTSSVEENQMTPMNIAVCLAPSLFHLNILKKDNLSPRAMQKKYATGRPDQKDLNENLAATQGLAHMIIECNRLFEIPHEMVTQSRNSYVEADLHAPTIDELCKQLEDDDGTYQTHMEGRLQNLLKEAREKSKYWVSCSSSDNTELYYKKVGDGNPLRRWRVSVEVEAPPSVVLNRVLRERHLWDVDLLQWKVCETLDKQTEVFQYVLNRMPPHPSRDFVVLRSWRTDLPKGACSLVSVSIEHEDCRPVGGVRAIVLESNYLLEPCGSGKSRLTHICRVDLKGRTPDWYNKAFGHLCAAEAARIRNSFQPLITDGPETKI